In Candidatus Cloacimonadota bacterium, the DNA window AGGAACCGGTTTTATGACAGCTATGAAAACTCTGGATAAATCTCGCCCGATGGTAGCAGCTCAGGCGGTGGGAATTGCTCAGGGAGCTTACGAAGAAGCAGCCAAATATTCCAAAGAACGTCATCAATTCGGTAAGCCGATCTCAGCCAATCAAGGCGTTCAGTTCATGCTGGCCGATATGGCAACCCAGATCGAAGCAGCCCGTGCTCTGGTTTATGCTACTGCTCGTCTTATCGATTCCGGTGCTAAACGTTATGCCAAAGAATCTGCCATGTGCAAACTTTTTGCTTCCGATATGGCCATGAAAGTTACTACCGATGCAGTGCAAATTCTGGGTGGCTATGGCTACATGAAAGAATATCCGGTAGAAAAAATGATGCGCGATGCCAAGATCACTCAAATTTACGAAGGAACCAATCAAATTCAAAGATCGGTAATTGCTTCCAATCTGCTTAAGGAATTTTAATAGAGTCGATAAATGGGAAATCAGCAATTTCTCCTCATCGTTCTTTCAGTAATTATAATTGGCATTGCTATTGCGGCAGGATTGCAGATTCAGCATGTGCAGGCTGTCAGTAGTCATCGTCAGATCATGATCTCCAGAATGAACGATCTGCTTTTCCAGGCTATAGCTTATTGGAAAACACCGGCTGTACAAGGTGGTGGAGGAGGTTCTTTTGTCGGCTTTACACCGGCCGGAGCAGTTGATTCCGATCATGTGGCATCCAACTCTCCAGGAGCTGTTAAACTTCTGGAAGAAGATGCTAATTATTTTATCGAGTGGTATTTCAATGATCGACTCAAGATCATTGCCTCGTCCAAACTGTTTGGAGAAGGAAATTACTGGAATAACACCTATAATGCCAGGATTGTTGCTGTATTCGATAAAAATGGCAATGTTGATGCAAATGGTTTTCAAATTTCCGGAAACTGGTAAAAAGAGCCTGCTGTAAATGTGTAAAATTTTATTCAAGGAAAGGTAATTGTGAAGAAGTTACTAGTTCATATCTGTTGTGCACCGTGTTTTGCAGCACCTTATTTTCATTTGAAAGAGGAAGACTGGGATATTCATGGCTTCTGGTATAACAACAATATTCATCCCTACCAGGAATATCAGAAACGACTGCAAACTTTGCAGAAATTTGCCGAAGAAGAAAATATTGACCTCATCATCAAAGATGAATATGAACTGGAAAAATTCCTGCGCCAGGCTGCTTTTAGAGAAGGTGAACGCTGCCGCAGCTGTTATTATGAACGATTGAAATATGCGGCGATCGTTGCCAAAAAGGGAAACTTCGATCATTTCACGACCACTCTTTTATACAGCAAATTTCAACAGCATGAACTGATAAAAGAAATTGGCGAAGCTCTGGGAAAAGAGTACGGTGTTCCATTTTATTATCAGGATTTCCGTAAGTTTTGGAAGGAAGGAATAGAACTTTCCAAACAAAAAAAAATGTATCGCCAGCAGTATTGCGGCTGTATTTACAGTGAAAGAGATCGTTATCTGGAAAACAGAAGATGAAAGAATTATCGAGTCTTGTAATTATTATTGGAGTTATCTTGATATTGGTGGGTATTCTGATCCGGTTTACTCCCATGTTAAAATATCTGGGAAAACTGCCTGGAGATATTCGCATTGAAAAAGAGAATTTCCGGTTTTATTTTCCCATTACAACTCTGATTTTAATAAGTGTGATAATCAATGTTTTGATCAGGATTTTCCGAAAATAGGAGTATAGATGAACAGTGTGAAGACCTTTGCTAAAATGAAAAAAGATAATCAGAAGATCGTGATGCTTACTGCCTATGATTATCCTTCTGCCAAATATAACGAGGCGGCAGGAGTTGATATCATCCTGGTTGGAGACAGCCTGGGCATGGTTGTTCAGGGATATCATGATACTCTGCAGGTAACCATGGACGATATGATCTATCATACCAGGGCCACCAGAAGAGGAGCTCCCAATACGTTTATTGCCGGAGATATGCCGTTCATGTCCTATCACATAAATCTGGAAGAAACCAAGAAAAATGCTGCCAGGTTCATTATCGAAGCAGGAGCAAATGCTGTAAAACTGGAAGGCGGAACTCTAGCCAGGATCGAAATGATCAGGGCAATTAGAGATTGTGAAATTCCGGTGGTGGCTCATCTGGGTCTTACTCCTCAATCTATCCATGCTCTGGGCGGTTATGCTATTCAGGGCAAGAAGCAAAAGGATTTTGAGCTTCTGAAAGAACAGGCTCTGGCCGTGCAGAATGCAGGTGCGTTCATGTTGGTTCTGGAAGGTATTCCCGAACAACTGGGCAAAGAGATCTCCGAAATGCTGAAAATTCCCACAATCGGCATCGGAGCTGGACGTTACACAGACGGGCAGGTTCTGGTCTATCACGATATTTTAGGAATGTCTGATCTGGAACCGAAGTTTTTGAAGATTTATGCCAGACTTTCCCAGACCATAACGGAAAGTATAAAAAGCTATTATGGTGATGTTAAAAAAGGCAGCTTTCCTGCTGAAGAACATGTTTATAAACCAATAAAATAAAGGAAAAACAAAAAAATATGTACGACGAATTTAAATCAACCGAAATGACAGCCGAAGATAAAATAATGGCTGTGAATAATTTAAAGAAAACCCTGGAAGATAATTTCGTAACTCTGGGACAGCTTCTATCCGAGATCAAACGCACCAAACTTTTCAAATTCAAAGGCTTTAAAAATTTTAAAGAATTCGTGGAAAATGAGTTTAATATCAGCAGCAGTTTTGCCAATCGTCTCATCGGAACTTATGAACTTTTCATCGAAGAGCTGGATGTGGACGAAATGTCAGTGAAAAATATCGGACTGGATAAACTGAACATGATCAAACCACTGCTGAAAGATACCAGCTACGAAGAAACTGAAAGCTGGATAAAAAAAGCGGAAGAACTTCCCACCACTGATTTAAGAGAAGAGATCAAAGAAGTGCGCGAGCAGAAAAAAGAAAAGGAAAAGAACCTGAAAGATGTCTTTATAGATCAGTATGTGGAAAAGATGGTGACTTTTTTCAACTGCAG includes these proteins:
- a CDS encoding DUF2905 domain-containing protein, which produces MKELSSLVIIIGVILILVGILIRFTPMLKYLGKLPGDIRIEKENFRFYFPITTLILISVIINVLIRIFRK
- the panB gene encoding 3-methyl-2-oxobutanoate hydroxymethyltransferase, whose protein sequence is MNSVKTFAKMKKDNQKIVMLTAYDYPSAKYNEAAGVDIILVGDSLGMVVQGYHDTLQVTMDDMIYHTRATRRGAPNTFIAGDMPFMSYHINLEETKKNAARFIIEAGANAVKLEGGTLARIEMIRAIRDCEIPVVAHLGLTPQSIHALGGYAIQGKKQKDFELLKEQALAVQNAGAFMLVLEGIPEQLGKEISEMLKIPTIGIGAGRYTDGQVLVYHDILGMSDLEPKFLKIYARLSQTITESIKSYYGDVKKGSFPAEEHVYKPIK
- a CDS encoding epoxyqueuosine reductase QueH codes for the protein MKKLLVHICCAPCFAAPYFHLKEEDWDIHGFWYNNNIHPYQEYQKRLQTLQKFAEEENIDLIIKDEYELEKFLRQAAFREGERCRSCYYERLKYAAIVAKKGNFDHFTTTLLYSKFQQHELIKEIGEALGKEYGVPFYYQDFRKFWKEGIELSKQKKMYRQQYCGCIYSERDRYLENRR